One segment of Paraburkholderia sp. PREW-6R DNA contains the following:
- the iaaH gene encoding indoleacetamide hydrolase: protein MTWTVDEHLALTASEAVAAIQSGRLHAADYVATLLARAAALSSLNALTTIDLDGALAAARRIDALPAGEKARLPLAGLPLVVKDNINTAGLPTSAGTPALEGFVPPTTAPSVQRLLDAGAVILGKANMHELAFGITSTNLATHAGAVRNPYDPSLIPGGSSGGTSVAIAARIVPAGLGTDTGGSIRIPAALTGTAGFRPSVGNGGAERRYHDPHAVVPISHTRDTVGPMARTVADLALLDGVITGASELPVVALNGLRIGLPAPLWAGLEQQIEKVARAALSQLRAAGVVFVPVDMSELDLLNSMVGGPIAVHEAHDDMRDWLIANGAPVQTVAGVAARIASPDVRAIYDEVLADTLGTRYAEALNVWRPRLQQYVAATFADERLDALLFPTTRLAAVPIDDINGSSVVSIDGAPSIDTMDAFLRNTDPASTAGIPGLSLAAGMTASGLPVGLELDGPLGSDRRLLAIGIAVEQVLGLPPAPVI from the coding sequence ATGACATGGACGGTCGATGAACACCTCGCGCTCACGGCAAGCGAAGCCGTCGCCGCGATCCAGTCAGGCCGTCTGCATGCCGCCGACTACGTAGCGACGTTGCTCGCGCGCGCCGCCGCGCTGTCGAGCCTGAACGCCCTCACCACGATCGACCTGGACGGCGCGCTCGCCGCCGCGCGGCGCATCGACGCATTGCCCGCCGGCGAAAAAGCGCGCCTGCCGCTCGCCGGCCTGCCGCTCGTCGTGAAGGACAACATCAATACGGCGGGGCTGCCGACCTCGGCGGGCACACCCGCGCTGGAAGGCTTTGTCCCACCCACCACCGCGCCTTCGGTGCAGCGTCTGCTCGACGCCGGCGCGGTCATTCTCGGCAAGGCCAACATGCACGAGCTGGCGTTCGGCATTACCAGCACGAACCTGGCCACGCATGCCGGTGCCGTGCGCAATCCGTACGACCCGTCGCTGATTCCGGGCGGATCGTCGGGCGGCACGTCAGTCGCCATCGCGGCGCGCATCGTGCCCGCGGGACTCGGCACCGACACCGGCGGCTCAATACGCATCCCGGCGGCGTTGACCGGCACTGCGGGCTTCCGTCCCTCTGTCGGCAACGGCGGCGCCGAGCGCCGCTACCATGATCCGCACGCGGTCGTGCCGATCAGTCATACGCGGGACACCGTGGGGCCCATGGCCCGCACCGTCGCCGACCTAGCTTTGCTCGACGGCGTGATCACCGGCGCAAGCGAACTCCCCGTCGTGGCGCTGAACGGCCTGCGCATCGGGCTGCCCGCGCCGCTGTGGGCTGGTCTCGAACAGCAGATAGAAAAGGTCGCGCGCGCCGCGCTGTCGCAGTTGCGCGCAGCAGGGGTCGTGTTCGTGCCGGTCGACATGAGCGAGCTGGACCTTCTGAACAGCATGGTAGGCGGCCCGATTGCCGTGCATGAGGCGCATGACGACATGCGCGACTGGCTCATAGCGAACGGCGCGCCCGTCCAGACCGTCGCGGGCGTCGCGGCCCGCATTGCGAGCCCGGACGTGCGCGCGATTTACGACGAAGTGCTCGCCGACACGCTCGGCACGCGCTACGCCGAAGCGCTGAATGTGTGGCGGCCGCGTCTGCAACAGTACGTCGCCGCCACGTTCGCGGACGAGCGTCTCGACGCGCTGCTGTTTCCGACCACGCGCCTCGCGGCCGTGCCGATCGACGACATCAACGGCTCGTCGGTGGTGTCGATCGACGGCGCGCCGAGCATCGACACGATGGACGCCTTCCTGCGCAACACCGATCCGGCCAGCACGGCAGGCATTCCGGGACTGTCGCTCGCGGCGGGCATGACGGCGAGCGGCCTGCCCGTGGGTCTCGAACTGGACGGCCCGCTCGGCAGCGACCGGCGCCTGCTCGCCATCGGCATCGCGGTCGAGCAGGTGCTCGGCCTGCCGCCGGCGCCGGTAATCTAG
- a CDS encoding superinfection immunity protein, whose amino-acid sequence MLKITEGGLFVGALLLYLAPSIIADARERKDAFAVTMVNILLGWTVIGWFAALVWARHPVSDRRLKQFAKRAQRAVARVTIDAIVARAEGRAEGRASSFPALNPRLVPVVARIAAERRQHRRY is encoded by the coding sequence ATGTTGAAAATAACGGAAGGTGGGCTGTTCGTTGGCGCGCTGCTGCTTTACCTCGCGCCTTCGATCATCGCCGACGCGAGGGAGCGCAAAGATGCGTTCGCGGTAACGATGGTGAACATCCTGCTCGGGTGGACGGTGATCGGCTGGTTTGCGGCGCTGGTGTGGGCACGGCATCCTGTCAGCGACCGGCGCCTCAAGCAGTTTGCGAAACGGGCGCAGCGCGCGGTGGCGCGAGTAACGATCGATGCAATCGTAGCGCGGGCGGAAGGGCGGGCAGAAGGGCGCGCCAGTTCTTTTCCAGCGCTCAATCCGCGGCTTGTACCCGTCGTCGCGCGCATTGCAGCTGAAAGAAGGCAGCACCGCAGGTACTGA
- a CDS encoding arsenate reductase ArsC has protein sequence MTKKYKVLFLCRENSARSIMAEALLRELAGHRFEAFSAGPEPAARVHPLAVAQLRPGISDLGVLSPKSWLEFTGEWAPRMDCVITMDETLVGASVPVFPGEPMCSAWRLADPLQEEVSDEERGRLFAKVFWQIVRQVSGLIEAPLDAGGSSAVLPARAQRISACDA, from the coding sequence GTGACGAAAAAATATAAGGTGCTGTTTCTTTGCCGCGAGAATTCAGCGCGCAGCATCATGGCGGAGGCGTTGCTGCGCGAACTGGCGGGACACCGGTTCGAAGCGTTCAGCGCGGGACCGGAACCCGCTGCGCGGGTTCATCCGCTGGCTGTTGCGCAATTGCGCCCGGGGATTTCCGATCTCGGTGTGCTCAGTCCAAAAAGCTGGCTGGAGTTTACCGGTGAGTGGGCGCCGCGCATGGATTGCGTAATCACAATGGACGAAACCCTCGTTGGCGCATCGGTGCCCGTCTTTCCAGGCGAGCCGATGTGCAGCGCCTGGCGCCTTGCCGATCCGCTGCAGGAAGAGGTGTCCGACGAAGAACGCGGCCGCCTGTTCGCGAAAGTGTTCTGGCAGATTGTGCGGCAGGTGAGCGGCTTGATTGAAGCGCCGCTCGATGCCGGCGGGAGCAGCGCTGTGCTCCCTGCGCGCGCGCAGCGCATCAGCGCCTGCGATGCGTAA
- a CDS encoding MFS transporter, with product MLIEDNPPTNGVLADDDTSSSLRSWLAVVAVAIGAFAFVTTEFLPVGVLPRVAVDLGVLPGTAGLMVTVPGVIAAISAPGSMLVAGRMDRRRVFLLLTALLLASNLISAFAPTFLIMLVGRALLGAALGGFWTLATAASGRLVKPKDSARAMATILTGVTCATVIGVPLGTFIASFASWRASFMATGVLVAVALVAQFIFVPSLPSSAALRLRDLVELLRRPHPRRSMMMVALVFGAHFSSYTYITPFLLRNANLGMATITWLLLGFGIIGFFSNFAISSTVTRHLKMSVGAMVSLLMVALVSLPLLQHSSLGVVALVLAWGVSFGALPLCFSVWIQRATPDSPEAGSALFVSIIQVAIAVGSLVGGMVVDHVGITADFMFGSGLALFGLATLASFGAREKAAATEAVPCPACTD from the coding sequence ATGTTGATCGAAGATAATCCGCCGACGAACGGTGTTCTGGCGGACGACGACACGTCCTCGTCCCTGCGTTCGTGGCTCGCCGTCGTCGCAGTTGCCATTGGCGCTTTTGCGTTCGTCACCACGGAATTTCTGCCAGTGGGCGTGTTGCCGCGCGTTGCCGTGGACCTGGGCGTGCTGCCCGGCACGGCGGGCCTGATGGTGACCGTGCCCGGCGTGATTGCCGCCATTTCCGCACCGGGGTCGATGCTGGTTGCGGGACGTATGGACAGGCGGCGCGTATTCCTTCTACTCACCGCTTTGTTGCTCGCGTCGAATCTGATTTCCGCGTTCGCGCCGACTTTCCTGATCATGCTGGTTGGCCGCGCGCTGCTCGGAGCCGCGCTCGGCGGATTCTGGACGCTAGCGACGGCGGCATCGGGTCGCCTCGTCAAGCCAAAAGATTCGGCACGGGCAATGGCGACGATCCTGACTGGCGTGACGTGCGCCACCGTGATCGGCGTGCCGCTTGGCACGTTCATCGCCAGTTTCGCTTCGTGGCGCGCGTCTTTTATGGCAACAGGCGTGCTGGTCGCGGTTGCACTCGTCGCGCAATTTATTTTCGTGCCGTCGCTGCCATCCAGCGCTGCGCTGCGTCTGCGCGATCTGGTCGAGCTGCTGCGCCGTCCCCATCCGCGTCGAAGCATGATGATGGTTGCGCTCGTGTTCGGCGCGCATTTCTCCTCGTACACCTACATCACGCCTTTCCTGCTGCGCAACGCCAATCTCGGCATGGCGACGATTACCTGGCTGCTGCTCGGCTTCGGCATCATCGGTTTCTTCTCGAACTTCGCCATTTCGTCGACGGTGACGCGTCATCTGAAAATGTCGGTAGGCGCAATGGTGTCGTTGTTGATGGTCGCGCTCGTCTCGTTGCCGCTGCTGCAGCATTCGTCGCTGGGCGTGGTGGCGCTGGTGCTCGCGTGGGGCGTGTCGTTCGGCGCGTTACCGCTCTGTTTTAGTGTCTGGATTCAGCGTGCCACGCCGGATTCGCCGGAAGCGGGTTCCGCACTTTTTGTCAGTATCATTCAGGTGGCGATCGCCGTCGGTTCGCTCGTGGGTGGTATGGTGGTCGACCACGTGGGTATCACTGCCGACTTCATGTTTGGCAGTGGGCTTGCCTTGTTCGGCCTCGCTACGCTCGCGAGTTTTGGCGCGCGTGAGAAAGCGGCTGCGACCGAAGCCGTGCCGTGTCCGGCCTGCACCGACTGA
- a CDS encoding ferritin-like domain-containing protein, producing the protein MSDTLTDVAEDRTLRHWTFRGPARVKIGSEAHKQMFCRMLLETHNPYKPAVLEWPPLPPDALARLCALPIWDIAVQTEGRASIAVHTYAAQLSDPLLREAITMDGNEEARHKHVLSKLVAAYGIALAPEPEYLPPRDPEWEWMRTGYSECIDSFFAFGLFRSAHQSGYFPEALVETFEPVIQEEARHILFFINWVAWYRRNMPLWRRPWHSLRVAAIWVVLVWQRLAIAKGIDADGVAHDSNFLPASSGVIGEALHARDLFELCLAENDRRMSGYDARLLRPRLVPTLARFALRFMKPTRRNA; encoded by the coding sequence ATGTCCGACACACTGACAGATGTAGCCGAAGACCGCACCCTTCGCCACTGGACATTCCGCGGCCCCGCCCGCGTGAAGATCGGTTCAGAGGCCCACAAGCAGATGTTTTGCCGGATGCTGCTTGAAACCCACAACCCCTACAAACCTGCCGTGCTCGAATGGCCGCCGTTGCCGCCGGATGCACTTGCGCGGCTCTGCGCGCTGCCGATCTGGGATATTGCGGTACAGACCGAGGGGCGCGCGTCGATCGCCGTTCACACCTACGCCGCGCAACTGAGCGACCCGCTGCTGCGCGAAGCCATCACGATGGATGGCAACGAGGAAGCCCGTCACAAGCATGTGCTCTCGAAACTGGTCGCCGCGTACGGCATCGCACTCGCACCCGAGCCCGAGTATCTGCCGCCGCGCGATCCGGAATGGGAGTGGATGCGCACCGGTTACAGCGAGTGCATCGACAGCTTCTTTGCATTTGGCCTGTTTCGCTCAGCGCACCAGTCCGGCTACTTTCCCGAAGCGCTCGTCGAGACATTCGAGCCGGTGATACAGGAAGAGGCGCGCCATATCCTCTTCTTCATCAACTGGGTGGCGTGGTATCGGCGCAATATGCCGCTCTGGCGCCGGCCGTGGCATTCGCTGCGCGTCGCGGCAATCTGGGTCGTGCTCGTGTGGCAGCGCCTCGCGATCGCCAAGGGAATCGATGCCGACGGCGTCGCCCACGACTCGAACTTCCTGCCTGCCAGCAGCGGCGTGATCGGCGAGGCGCTGCACGCGCGCGATCTGTTCGAACTGTGTCTCGCGGAAAACGACCGGCGCATGAGCGGCTATGATGCACGGTTGCTGCGCCCGCGCCTCGTGCCCACGCTTGCGCGATTCGCGCTGCGTTTCATGAAACCGACACGCCGCAACGCGTAA
- a CDS encoding diguanylate cyclase translates to MAGQKAEQSDPAQQPEVNASRYRALVDLAYDAIVTMDEQHNITLFNRAAENMFGYTAAEVLGRPIVTLLPERFRAGHARKVRQFAESYEPGVRGSTPPRMDESNSVYGQHRDGSVIPVEIAVSKIELSGGTEFMAVVRDITDRARLMELLKKQASTDALTGLPNRRGFLEFVENILCASEQLSVFILDIDFFKQINDTHGHDAGDEVLRVLARVGASITRGSNLFARWGGEEFVAAMPGATSELALTIADQLRQRFEHGDFDHQWSHAAISFTVSIGVVTREAGDVDVDALMKRADRALYRAKKAGRNRVEAG, encoded by the coding sequence ATGGCAGGACAGAAGGCCGAACAGAGCGATCCGGCGCAGCAACCCGAGGTGAATGCTTCACGCTATCGCGCGCTTGTCGACCTCGCGTACGACGCGATCGTGACGATGGATGAGCAGCACAACATCACACTGTTTAACCGTGCTGCGGAAAATATGTTCGGCTATACCGCGGCTGAAGTGCTGGGCCGCCCCATCGTCACCTTGTTACCCGAAAGATTTCGCGCGGGCCACGCGCGCAAGGTGCGCCAGTTCGCCGAGTCGTATGAGCCCGGCGTACGGGGCTCCACGCCGCCACGCATGGACGAAAGCAACAGCGTGTACGGCCAGCATCGCGACGGATCGGTGATACCGGTCGAAATTGCAGTCTCCAAAATTGAACTGAGCGGCGGGACCGAGTTCATGGCGGTCGTGCGCGACATTACGGACCGCGCGCGGCTCATGGAGCTGCTCAAAAAGCAGGCGTCGACCGACGCTTTGACAGGCCTGCCCAATCGGCGAGGTTTCCTGGAGTTTGTCGAGAACATCCTGTGCGCCAGCGAACAACTGTCGGTGTTTATCCTCGACATCGACTTCTTCAAACAGATCAACGACACCCACGGTCACGATGCCGGCGATGAAGTGCTGCGCGTACTGGCCCGCGTCGGTGCATCGATAACGCGTGGCTCGAACCTGTTTGCTCGCTGGGGAGGCGAGGAGTTCGTCGCGGCGATGCCAGGCGCGACGTCGGAACTCGCGCTGACGATTGCCGACCAGTTGCGCCAGCGCTTCGAGCATGGCGACTTCGATCATCAGTGGAGTCATGCTGCCATTTCATTCACGGTGAGCATCGGCGTCGTCACGCGCGAGGCCGGCGACGTCGACGTCGACGCGCTGATGAAGCGCGCGGACCGGGCGCTCTACCGGGCGAAGAAAGCCGGGCGCAACCGTGTGGAGGCGGGGTGA
- a CDS encoding NAD(P)H-dependent oxidoreductase, which translates to MTSFDHHRRPLVIGIGGTTRAASSTERALGFALRGAEAAGANTRLFGGTFLHSLPHYAPEQTERTDGQLELIEAVRHADALIIATPGYHGGVSGLVKNALDTLEELRADERPYLDGRAVGCIVTAYGWQAAGSVLTSLRSIVHALRGWPTPFGAGINTLETRFETVDTCSDPKVVDQLATVGQQAAQFALAFAAHRLPNATAGAAAGGVLKETPPARLLKAV; encoded by the coding sequence TTGACCAGTTTCGATCATCATCGCCGGCCGCTTGTCATCGGCATCGGCGGCACGACCCGGGCGGCCTCGTCGACCGAACGCGCGCTTGGTTTCGCGCTGCGCGGCGCGGAAGCGGCCGGCGCGAACACGCGGCTGTTCGGCGGCACGTTCCTGCACAGCCTGCCTCACTACGCGCCGGAACAGACGGAGCGTACCGACGGGCAACTGGAACTGATCGAAGCCGTGCGTCACGCGGACGCGCTGATCATCGCCACGCCGGGCTACCACGGTGGCGTGTCCGGCCTCGTCAAGAACGCACTCGACACGCTGGAAGAACTGCGTGCGGACGAGCGTCCGTATCTCGACGGCCGCGCCGTCGGCTGCATCGTCACGGCCTACGGCTGGCAGGCAGCCGGCTCGGTGCTCACGTCGCTGCGCTCGATCGTGCACGCGTTGCGCGGCTGGCCGACACCGTTCGGCGCGGGCATCAACACGCTGGAAACGCGCTTCGAGACAGTGGACACCTGCTCGGACCCGAAGGTGGTCGACCAGCTCGCCACGGTTGGCCAGCAGGCCGCGCAATTCGCGCTGGCGTTCGCCGCGCATCGCCTGCCGAATGCAACAGCCGGCGCGGCCGCGGGCGGCGTGCTCAAGGAAACACCGCCTGCCCGGCTGCTGAAAGCGGTCTGA
- a CDS encoding gamma-glutamylcyclotransferase, which translates to MLNRNAIRSGAYLDSFESLPKELLWTQARIDASLAQTLAARPAGDAGDVWIFAYGSLLWNPISDFDCRRIATLHGWHRSFCIRLIAGRGTPEQPGRMLALERGGSTQGVALRLCGAALGEELRILWIREMVTGAYRPTWAPVTLDDGTQLNAIAFVAEPDHMHYENDSSARAIAPLIAAASGLFGSNAEYVFKLRDALANCQLGDPYIDELVSELTRVAGQPA; encoded by the coding sequence ATGCTGAACAGAAACGCCATTCGCTCTGGCGCCTATCTCGACAGTTTTGAATCGCTGCCGAAAGAGCTGTTGTGGACGCAGGCGCGCATCGACGCTTCGCTTGCGCAGACGCTGGCCGCGCGTCCGGCCGGCGACGCGGGCGACGTGTGGATTTTCGCCTACGGCTCGCTGCTATGGAATCCCATTTCGGACTTCGATTGCCGCCGGATTGCGACTTTGCATGGCTGGCATCGCAGCTTCTGCATCCGGCTGATTGCCGGACGTGGCACACCGGAGCAGCCCGGCCGCATGCTCGCGCTCGAACGGGGCGGCAGTACCCAAGGTGTCGCGCTACGCCTTTGCGGCGCTGCGCTCGGAGAGGAGTTGCGGATCTTGTGGATCCGCGAAATGGTGACGGGCGCCTATCGCCCGACATGGGCGCCCGTTACGCTCGACGACGGCACGCAACTGAATGCGATCGCTTTCGTCGCCGAGCCTGACCATATGCATTACGAAAACGACTCAAGCGCCCGCGCAATCGCGCCGTTAATCGCCGCGGCTTCCGGGCTGTTTGGCAGCAACGCCGAATACGTATTCAAACTACGTGACGCGCTTGCGAATTGCCAGCTCGGCGACCCCTACATTGACGAACTCGTGTCCGAACTGACGCGCGTTGCCGGGCAGCCGGCATGA
- a CDS encoding H-NS histone family protein, with protein sequence MDERKRDSMIAYLRHRMEEFGIEPEDLAAVLAAEPAAQKAERYRSATGDSWDGQGEMPQWLKQAISAGQSIDHFELSSKTAPVSQPKKHVDWTNDPFAGSPLARSSNSR encoded by the coding sequence ATGGACGAAAGAAAGCGAGATAGCATGATTGCGTATCTCCGCCATCGCATGGAAGAGTTTGGTATCGAACCAGAAGACCTGGCCGCTGTGCTTGCAGCGGAGCCGGCCGCACAAAAGGCTGAACGCTACCGTAGCGCAACCGGAGATAGCTGGGACGGCCAGGGTGAAATGCCGCAGTGGCTCAAACAGGCAATTAGCGCCGGTCAATCAATCGACCATTTTGAATTGTCGAGCAAAACCGCTCCGGTCTCACAGCCTAAAAAACATGTGGACTGGACTAACGATCCGTTTGCGGGCAGTCCGCTCGCGCGTTCGTCGAACAGCCGATAA
- a CDS encoding HAD family hydrolase translates to MIQAAIFDIDGTLVDSVDLHARAWQEAFAQFGHDVTFEQARSQIGKGGDQLIPVFLSADQQREYGEALEQWRGEHFRSTYLPMIRPFSAVPELIKRVRDAGLRVAVASSAKKEELDIYLEIAGIKPLIDESTSSEDADRSKPAPDIFEVALKKLDIAAAQAIAIGDTPYDAQAARKAGLQAIGVLSGGFTEADLRAGGCVAVYPGPGALLACFETSPLGAGR, encoded by the coding sequence ATGATCCAAGCAGCGATTTTCGATATCGACGGAACGTTGGTTGATTCTGTCGACCTGCACGCCCGCGCCTGGCAGGAGGCGTTCGCCCAGTTCGGACACGACGTCACCTTCGAGCAAGCCCGCAGCCAGATCGGTAAAGGCGGCGATCAGCTTATTCCCGTTTTCCTTTCTGCCGACCAGCAGCGGGAATATGGCGAGGCATTGGAGCAATGGCGCGGCGAGCACTTTCGCTCAACTTATTTGCCCATGATCCGCCCATTTTCGGCGGTGCCTGAGTTAATTAAACGTGTTCGCGACGCCGGGCTGAGAGTTGCGGTCGCGTCATCGGCAAAAAAAGAAGAGCTTGATATTTACCTCGAGATAGCGGGCATCAAGCCATTGATCGACGAAAGTACGTCGTCTGAAGACGCCGACCGATCGAAGCCTGCGCCAGACATTTTTGAAGTCGCGCTGAAAAAGCTGGATATCGCGGCAGCGCAGGCAATTGCCATTGGCGACACGCCCTACGACGCCCAGGCCGCGCGCAAGGCCGGATTGCAGGCGATCGGCGTGCTGTCCGGCGGCTTCACGGAAGCTGACCTCCGCGCGGGCGGCTGTGTGGCGGTATATCCGGGACCGGGGGCGCTGCTTGCATGCTTCGAGACTTCACCGCTTGGCGCGGGGCGGTAG
- a CDS encoding DUF429 domain-containing protein — protein sequence MSLQSTVAGIDVGGDRKGCHLVILHGSRIVVNLNSTSPAVMLEACLDHDVIAVGIDAPCRWRTGESGRQAERQLAQQRIASFATPTRQQAESNTSGFYAWMFNGERMYQTFSAHYPLFDGCLNARARFCFETFPHAITCAKLGREVASAKLKRTQRQAVLELTGIDTTTLKSIDDIDAALCAQMANWLLAGQAHAYGDALDGYIVVPHSKTGEATAGSVPLFDSQQL from the coding sequence ATGAGTTTGCAAAGCACGGTAGCGGGAATCGATGTGGGTGGCGACCGCAAGGGGTGCCACCTGGTGATCCTCCACGGCAGCCGGATTGTGGTCAATCTGAACAGCACGTCGCCCGCAGTTATGCTCGAGGCGTGTCTCGACCATGACGTGATTGCAGTGGGCATCGATGCGCCATGCCGATGGCGAACCGGAGAAAGCGGCCGGCAGGCGGAACGTCAGCTCGCGCAGCAGCGTATTGCGTCATTTGCCACGCCAACCCGGCAACAGGCCGAGTCGAATACCAGCGGCTTCTATGCATGGATGTTCAACGGCGAGCGAATGTACCAAACGTTTTCTGCCCACTATCCTCTCTTCGACGGTTGCCTCAACGCCCGCGCGCGTTTCTGTTTCGAGACATTCCCGCATGCCATCACGTGCGCGAAACTCGGCAGGGAAGTCGCTTCTGCGAAACTCAAACGCACACAGCGCCAGGCGGTGCTCGAACTGACGGGCATCGACACCACCACGCTCAAGTCCATCGACGACATCGACGCCGCGCTTTGCGCGCAGATGGCCAACTGGCTGCTCGCGGGGCAGGCGCATGCGTATGGCGACGCACTCGACGGCTATATTGTCGTGCCCCATTCGAAAACAGGCGAGGCCACGGCGGGCAGCGTGCCATTGTTCGACTCACAGCAATTGTGA
- a CDS encoding transcriptional regulator, translating into MNSHHRYKGYEVAPAAQKLPNGLFAANLTIEKTTNHAQAYSFDALDYFFDEEHALAYAFRWGRMWIDHHQ; encoded by the coding sequence ATGAATTCACATCACCGCTACAAGGGCTACGAGGTCGCGCCTGCCGCGCAAAAGCTGCCCAACGGCCTGTTCGCCGCCAACCTCACGATCGAGAAAACCACGAACCACGCCCAGGCGTATTCGTTCGACGCGCTCGACTATTTTTTCGACGAAGAACATGCGCTCGCCTATGCGTTCCGCTGGGGACGCATGTGGATCGACCATCATCAGTGA
- a CDS encoding J domain-containing protein — MATLYDTLGVHAHATEDEIKRAYRKAAMKWHPDRNHGAEEMARANFQEIRDAYAILSDAAQRAVYDAVYAEQMRSWEDQQARREAARAEREASARAADEAAYAEMVALAMRFADEGHNRDVLFGVLLGRQYDARRASQIADSIAALQAARREAAANAARQAPVDADEHAATADATAGDEGAATRSHAASSKDDAARDSGRGRCATDNCHEVHGGAQPAGSLGGLWFQFLNSLRF, encoded by the coding sequence ATGGCAACTCTTTATGACACGCTCGGCGTGCACGCGCACGCCACCGAGGACGAAATCAAGCGCGCCTACCGGAAGGCCGCGATGAAGTGGCATCCCGATCGCAATCACGGCGCGGAGGAGATGGCTCGCGCAAACTTTCAGGAAATCAGGGACGCGTACGCCATTCTTTCCGACGCCGCGCAGCGCGCGGTGTACGACGCCGTGTACGCGGAACAGATGCGCAGCTGGGAAGACCAGCAGGCGCGCCGGGAGGCGGCGCGGGCAGAGCGTGAGGCGTCTGCGAGAGCCGCCGATGAAGCGGCGTACGCGGAAATGGTCGCGCTCGCCATGCGTTTCGCCGACGAAGGCCACAATCGCGACGTGTTGTTCGGTGTGCTACTTGGCCGCCAATACGACGCTCGGCGCGCTTCGCAAATCGCGGATAGCATCGCGGCGTTGCAGGCGGCGCGTCGTGAAGCGGCCGCGAACGCGGCACGTCAAGCACCCGTTGACGCTGACGAACACGCTGCAACCGCCGATGCAACCGCCGGTGACGAAGGCGCCGCCACGCGAAGCCACGCCGCCTCGTCGAAAGACGACGCAGCGCGCGATAGCGGGCGAGGGCGGTGCGCCACGGACAATTGCCACGAGGTCCACGGCGGGGCGCAACCGGCCGGATCGCTCGGCGGGCTATGGTTTCAGTTCTTGAACAGCCTGCGGTTTTGA
- a CDS encoding oxidoreductase produces the protein MSSAHTSPVPVWFITGCSTGFGREIAVAALEKGWRVVVTARQPDALKDFADRYGDRALVLELDVTQTSQIARAVEATLQHFGRIDVLVNNAGYGYLGAIEEGDDQDVRDMFEVNFFGVANTIKAVLPVMREQRAGHIVNITSVGGLVGNPGSGYYAATKFAVEGLSEALAAETAELGIKVTAVEPGPFRTDWAGRSLKQTRTPIDAYAASAGKRRAGIAAASGKQPGDPARAALAIIAAVQSPTPPGHLILGGDGLARVKGKLENLRAEIAAWEATTLSADFPD, from the coding sequence ATGTCATCTGCCCACACTTCCCCCGTTCCCGTCTGGTTCATCACCGGCTGTTCCACCGGGTTCGGCCGGGAGATCGCAGTGGCCGCCCTTGAAAAGGGCTGGCGCGTCGTCGTGACCGCTCGTCAGCCCGACGCGCTGAAAGACTTTGCTGACCGTTATGGCGATCGTGCGCTGGTGCTCGAACTCGACGTGACCCAGACGAGCCAGATCGCCCGTGCGGTCGAAGCCACGCTACAACATTTTGGCCGCATCGACGTGCTGGTCAACAACGCCGGCTACGGCTACCTGGGCGCCATCGAGGAAGGCGATGATCAGGACGTACGCGACATGTTCGAGGTCAACTTCTTCGGCGTTGCCAACACGATCAAGGCTGTCCTGCCCGTCATGCGCGAGCAGCGGGCCGGGCACATTGTCAACATCACGTCCGTGGGCGGGCTGGTCGGCAACCCCGGAAGCGGCTACTACGCCGCCACCAAATTCGCCGTGGAGGGCCTGAGCGAAGCGCTCGCCGCCGAGACAGCCGAACTGGGGATCAAGGTGACAGCGGTCGAGCCGGGACCTTTCCGCACCGACTGGGCGGGGCGTTCGCTGAAACAGACCCGCACGCCGATCGACGCCTATGCGGCAAGCGCCGGCAAGCGCCGCGCCGGCATCGCCGCCGCGAGCGGCAAGCAGCCCGGCGACCCGGCGCGCGCAGCGCTCGCGATCATCGCCGCGGTTCAATCGCCTACGCCGCCGGGCCACCTGATCCTCGGTGGCGACGGACTCGCTCGCGTCAAAGGCAAGCTGGAGAACTTGCGTGCCGAAATTGCCGCCTGGGAAGCCACCACGCTGAGCGCCGATTTCCCGGACTAG